In the genome of Xenopus laevis strain J_2021 chromosome 1S, Xenopus_laevis_v10.1, whole genome shotgun sequence, one region contains:
- the psmd9.S gene encoding proteasome 26S subunit, non-ATPase 9 S homeolog, protein MSGARLPCEPDVTMYDVQLLISKKDEMETQIKALYDLLQEQKGIGMDGPLVDREGYPRTDVDISQVRTARHNIICLQNDHKAIMKEIEVALHRLHAREKEKHEKDEAEAQAEVIQSHRELPDAFAKVDVVTPGSPASMSGLQVGDEIIAFGTVNTSNFQSLQNIAKVVQHSEGKPLSVSVIRNGKLVSLALTPLRWSGKGLLGCNIIPLKTSF, encoded by the exons ATGTCGGGAGCTAGGCTCCCCTGTGAACCAGACGTTACTATGTACGACGTGCAGCTTTTGATCAGCAAGAAGGATGAGATGGAAACCCAGATAAAGGCTTTATATGACCTTCTGCAAGAA CAAAAAGGAATCGGAATGGATGGACCACTGGTTGACAGAGAAGGATACCCTAGAACAGATGTGGATATTTCCCAAGTTCGCACTGCAAGACATAATATCATCT GTTTGCAGAATGATCACAAAGCCATCATGAAAGAAATAGAGGTAGCTCTACACAGACTACATGCGCGAGAAAAAGAAAAGCACGAGAAGGATGAAGCCGAGGCCCAGGCTGAAGTAATACAGAGTCACCGAGAACTGCCTGATGCGTTTGCTAAAGTAGATGTTGTTACTCCAGGCTCTCCTGCCAGCATGTCA ggACTGCAAGTTGGAGATGAGATCATTGCATTCGGGACAGTGAACACAAGCAATTTTCAGTCTCTCCAGAATATTGCTAAAGTAGTGCAACACAGCGAGGGG aAGCCATTAAGCGTGTCAGTTATTCGAAATGGGAAATTGGTTTCTCTTGCACTCACCCCTTTGCGATGGAGTGGAAAGGGACTTTTGGG GTGCAATATAATTCCACTAAAAACATCATTCTAA